One window of the Manihot esculenta cultivar AM560-2 chromosome 14, M.esculenta_v8, whole genome shotgun sequence genome contains the following:
- the LOC110608248 gene encoding BTB/POZ domain-containing protein At1g04390 isoform X9, whose protein sequence is MLPLFSFQFDNFIIKSFLNFNFIALLTFNWTEGSCSFLFVSGRVYDGKESKWQCTDIEIQRHVIRSISSFLDCISGDTTHHPLVKDSLADIVGAIVWILQNKSKAVLSMATNAVVNLINVVPNSLLQSYLLDMVHPLSSLLLLHQVDVSISCATALNMIFSNLSVKGERKVWDILIETESVSRIASGIREFSDGVMPIECFKGMASLLSTILHRWPPSRYTVWNDAKLLEVLEVMRVKPDFSVKVAVMKLYTTIALCGNGAKKLLEKGESLLHIMVLCMGRSHPISVRIEGFRLAQCLAKNEEGCLKMMSLCCDPFVKAIIDGMSGWTSHSGKIANDQMSLLLEACHLALISRWAGEHHDCLWEHGIDRVLLKLLLHDFQDEPLQQLLSLEEQLSIAREGLKANFLLGLRPYVWDLLGWLAIHCREDFNPNIQGCELRIGILITCACISFVDSIRKGHQICQNDVADTLRSEAASRAVMMMIYSPCKYIATKASDMLYEILRPTSKEHLKRLMHMLKIRPSMDNVGMPNMLQTSINLVALVCYSGIPQYQSHIVENGGIHALMDLIWWCLRNDIHIGRLSLAPHLHNTLSERTCCWICKEDWEGNNILLLYGLWGLAELMHSGSSGNTVEIFGGQVDYTEAQFVSTLQGICSDNSGTSPGIKWYAAFILKYFGLYGFPCKLGRHIVKALNMNEYADVQLILTNGNSLSVHGVILSAQCPPLLPSEEMSHYEKASNGSSGGYDTKSKPEKLHKEIRLSSHVDNLALAKLLEYVYVGYLNAGEEPLKKVKILAKRCNLQSLLIMFGRRHPKWGTPFPRYDLSLALAPAGLYFSYGTLCWRLKQTNQSVGHVLYAPNQCHTCIVIKLCCGQATPKP, encoded by the exons ATGTTGCcgcttttttcttttcaatttgataattttatcataaaaagttttcttaatttcaatttcattgcacttttaacttttaattggaCGGAAGGTTCCTGTTCATTTCTTTTCGTTTCTGGCAGAGTTTATGATGGAAAGGAATCAAAATGGCAGTGTACTGATATTGAGATACAGAGACACGTGATTAGgtcaatttcttcctttctcGATTGTATTTCTGGAGATACTACGCACCATCCTCTAGTAAAG GATTCACTTGCTGATATAGTTGGGGCAATAGTATGGATTCTTCAAAATAAAAGCAAGGCCGTATTAAGCATGGCAACAAATGCGGTAGTAAATTTGATCAATGTTGTACCCAATTCATTACTGCAGTCTTACTTGTTAGATATGGTCCATCCTTTGTCATCCTTGTTATTGTTGCATCAAGTAGATGTATCTATTTCATGTGCCACTGCATTGAATATGATCTTTTCAAATCTGAGTGTGAAAGGAGAGAGAAAGGTTTGGGATATTCTGATTGAAACAGAAAGTGTTTCTCGCATTGCTAGTGGCATACGAGAATTTTCAGATGGTGTTATGCCAATTGAATGTTTCAAAGGGATGGCTTCTCTCTTGAGTACAATACTACACCGGTGGCCTCCATCACGGTACACTGTTTGGAATGATGCTAAATTGTTGGAAGTCTTGGAGGTTATGCGTGTGAAACCTGATTTCTCTGTTAAGGTTGCAGTTATGAAGCTATATACTACAATAG CACTGTGTGGTAATGGGGCCAAGAAACTTCTAGAAAAAGGAGAATCACTTCTTCACATTATGGTTCTCTGCATGGGAAGATCCCACCCTATTTCTGTTCGGATCGAGGGATTTAGACTTGCACAATGTTTAGCG AAAAATGAGGAGGGGTGTTTAAAAATGATGAGCTTATGCTGTGATCCTTTTGTTAAAGCTATAATTGATGGAATGAGTGGATGGACCTCTCATTCAGGGAAGATTGCCAATGACCAAATGTCTTTGCTGTTGGAAGCTTGTCATTTGGCTTTGATAAGTCGCTGGGCAGGGGAGCATCATGATTGCTTGTGGGAGCATGGGATTGACAGGGTCCTCCTTAAACTTCTTCTGCATGATTTTCAAGATGAACCATTGCAACAATTGCTGTCACTGGAAGAACAATTATCTATAGCACGAGAGGGTCTCAAGGCCAATTTTCTTCTTGGTTTGAGGCCATATGTGTGGGACCTTCTTGGTTGGCTTGCAATACACTGTAGGGAGGATTTCAACCCCAACATTCAGGGCTGTGAACTTAGAATTGGAATTCTCATTACATGTGCATG CATATCTTTTGTGGATTCAATCCGTAAAGGGCACCAAATATGTCAAAATGATGTAGCTGATACCCTCAGAAGTGAAGCAGCATCAAGGGCAGTTATGATGATGATTTACTCACCCTGCAAATACATTGCAACAAAAGCAAGTGACATGCTGTATGAAATTCTAAGGCCCACAAGCAAGGAGCATCTGAAACGCTTAATGCATATGCTAAAAATTAGACCATCCATGGATAATGTTGGAATGCCTAACATGCTTCAAACCAGCATTAACCTAGTGGCTTTGGTATGTTATTCTGGTATACCACAGTATCAAAGTCATATTGTTGAAAATGGAGGAATACATGCACTTATGGATTTAATATGGTGGTGCTTAAGAAATGATATACATATAGGAAGGCTGAGTCTTGCTCCTCATTTGCATAATACGCTAAGTGAGAGGACTTGTTGCTGGATATGCAAAGAAGACTGGGAAGGCAATAACATTCTTTTATTGTATGGTCTCTGGGGGTTAGCTGAGTTGATGCACTCTGGATCTTCAGGAAATACTGTAGAAATTTTTGGTGGCCAAGTGGACTATACTGAAGCTCAATTTGTTAGCACTCTCCAGGGGATATGCAGTGACAATAGTGGTACCTCTCCTGGAATAAAATGGTATGCTGCATTCATTCTAAAATATTTTGGATTATATGGTTTTCCATGTAAACTTGGGAGGCATATTGTGAAAGCACTTAATATGAATGAATATGCGGATGTGCAACTCATTCTCACAAATGGGAACTCCTTGAGTGTCCATGGTGTCATTCTTTCTGCTCAATGTCCACCATTGTTGCCTTCTGAAGAAATGTCTCATTATGAGAAAGCATCTAATGGTTCTTCAGGAGGATATGATACAAAGAGCAAGCCTGAAAAGTTGCATAAAGAAATCCGTTTATCTTCACATGTTGATAACCTGGCATTGGCCAAGTTGTTGGAATATGTTTACGTGGGATATCTAAATGCAGGAGAGGAACCTTTGAAGAAAGTGAAAATTCTTGCAAAACGCTGTAATTTACAATCTCTGTTAATAATGTTTGGCAGAAGGCATCCCAAGTGGGGCACCCCCTTTCCCAGATATGATCTTTCTCTCGCTCTTGCTCCAGCTGGGCTTTATTTTTCGTACG GGACGTTATGTTGGAGGCTAAAGCAAACGAATCAATCAGTTGGACATGTACTATATGCTCCAAATCAGTGCCACACATGCATTGTCATAAAGTTGTGCTGTGGTCAAG CAACTCCCAAACCATAA
- the LOC110608248 gene encoding BTB/POZ domain-containing protein At1g04390 isoform X4: MDSLADIVGAIVWILQNKSKAVLSMATNAVVNLINVVPNSLLQSYLLDMVHPLSSLLLLHQVDVSISCATALNMIFSNLSVKGERKVWDILIETESVSRIASGIREFSDGVMPIECFKGMASLLSTILHRWPPSRYTVWNDAKLLEVLEVMRVKPDFSVKVAVMKLYTTIALCGNGAKKLLEKGESLLHIMVLCMGRSHPISVRIEGFRLAQCLAKNEEGCLKMMSLCCDPFVKAIIDGMSGWTSHSGKIANDQMSLLLEACHLALISRWAGEHHDCLWEHGIDRVLLKLLLHDFQDEPLQQLLSLEEQLSIAREGLKANFLLGLRPYVWDLLGWLAIHCREDFNPNIQGCELRIGILITCACISFVDSIRKGHQICQNDVADTLRSEAASRAVMMMIYSPCKYIATKASDMLYEILRPTSKEHLKRLMHMLKIRPSMDNVGMPNMLQTSINLVALVCYSGIPQYQSHIVENGGIHALMDLIWWCLRNDIHIGRLSLAPHLHNTLSERTCCWICKEDWEGNNILLLYGLWGLAELMHSGSSGNTVEIFGGQVDYTEAQFVSTLQGICSDNSGTSPGIKWYAAFILKYFGLYGFPCKLGRHIVKALNMNEYADVQLILTNGNSLSVHGVILSAQCPPLLPSEEMSHYEKASNGSSGGYDTKSKPEKLHKEIRLSSHVDNLALAKLLEYVYVGYLNAGEEPLKKVKILAKRCNLQSLLIMFGRRHPKWGTPFPRYDLSLALAPAGLYFSDVMLEAKANESISWTCTICSKSVPHMHCHKVVLWSRCDYLRALLQSGMRESNSQTIKVPVSWEAMIRLVNWLYTDELPRPPSGCLWINMKSEERLAVLQPYLELCRLAEFWFLEEVQDISYRVIVSCVDSARHLSIKIIKIAADFCIWKLVEVAANFLAPSYRQLCQSGELEALDEEVIDMIRTASVRLSQEG, encoded by the exons ATG GATTCACTTGCTGATATAGTTGGGGCAATAGTATGGATTCTTCAAAATAAAAGCAAGGCCGTATTAAGCATGGCAACAAATGCGGTAGTAAATTTGATCAATGTTGTACCCAATTCATTACTGCAGTCTTACTTGTTAGATATGGTCCATCCTTTGTCATCCTTGTTATTGTTGCATCAAGTAGATGTATCTATTTCATGTGCCACTGCATTGAATATGATCTTTTCAAATCTGAGTGTGAAAGGAGAGAGAAAGGTTTGGGATATTCTGATTGAAACAGAAAGTGTTTCTCGCATTGCTAGTGGCATACGAGAATTTTCAGATGGTGTTATGCCAATTGAATGTTTCAAAGGGATGGCTTCTCTCTTGAGTACAATACTACACCGGTGGCCTCCATCACGGTACACTGTTTGGAATGATGCTAAATTGTTGGAAGTCTTGGAGGTTATGCGTGTGAAACCTGATTTCTCTGTTAAGGTTGCAGTTATGAAGCTATATACTACAATAG CACTGTGTGGTAATGGGGCCAAGAAACTTCTAGAAAAAGGAGAATCACTTCTTCACATTATGGTTCTCTGCATGGGAAGATCCCACCCTATTTCTGTTCGGATCGAGGGATTTAGACTTGCACAATGTTTAGCG AAAAATGAGGAGGGGTGTTTAAAAATGATGAGCTTATGCTGTGATCCTTTTGTTAAAGCTATAATTGATGGAATGAGTGGATGGACCTCTCATTCAGGGAAGATTGCCAATGACCAAATGTCTTTGCTGTTGGAAGCTTGTCATTTGGCTTTGATAAGTCGCTGGGCAGGGGAGCATCATGATTGCTTGTGGGAGCATGGGATTGACAGGGTCCTCCTTAAACTTCTTCTGCATGATTTTCAAGATGAACCATTGCAACAATTGCTGTCACTGGAAGAACAATTATCTATAGCACGAGAGGGTCTCAAGGCCAATTTTCTTCTTGGTTTGAGGCCATATGTGTGGGACCTTCTTGGTTGGCTTGCAATACACTGTAGGGAGGATTTCAACCCCAACATTCAGGGCTGTGAACTTAGAATTGGAATTCTCATTACATGTGCATG CATATCTTTTGTGGATTCAATCCGTAAAGGGCACCAAATATGTCAAAATGATGTAGCTGATACCCTCAGAAGTGAAGCAGCATCAAGGGCAGTTATGATGATGATTTACTCACCCTGCAAATACATTGCAACAAAAGCAAGTGACATGCTGTATGAAATTCTAAGGCCCACAAGCAAGGAGCATCTGAAACGCTTAATGCATATGCTAAAAATTAGACCATCCATGGATAATGTTGGAATGCCTAACATGCTTCAAACCAGCATTAACCTAGTGGCTTTGGTATGTTATTCTGGTATACCACAGTATCAAAGTCATATTGTTGAAAATGGAGGAATACATGCACTTATGGATTTAATATGGTGGTGCTTAAGAAATGATATACATATAGGAAGGCTGAGTCTTGCTCCTCATTTGCATAATACGCTAAGTGAGAGGACTTGTTGCTGGATATGCAAAGAAGACTGGGAAGGCAATAACATTCTTTTATTGTATGGTCTCTGGGGGTTAGCTGAGTTGATGCACTCTGGATCTTCAGGAAATACTGTAGAAATTTTTGGTGGCCAAGTGGACTATACTGAAGCTCAATTTGTTAGCACTCTCCAGGGGATATGCAGTGACAATAGTGGTACCTCTCCTGGAATAAAATGGTATGCTGCATTCATTCTAAAATATTTTGGATTATATGGTTTTCCATGTAAACTTGGGAGGCATATTGTGAAAGCACTTAATATGAATGAATATGCGGATGTGCAACTCATTCTCACAAATGGGAACTCCTTGAGTGTCCATGGTGTCATTCTTTCTGCTCAATGTCCACCATTGTTGCCTTCTGAAGAAATGTCTCATTATGAGAAAGCATCTAATGGTTCTTCAGGAGGATATGATACAAAGAGCAAGCCTGAAAAGTTGCATAAAGAAATCCGTTTATCTTCACATGTTGATAACCTGGCATTGGCCAAGTTGTTGGAATATGTTTACGTGGGATATCTAAATGCAGGAGAGGAACCTTTGAAGAAAGTGAAAATTCTTGCAAAACGCTGTAATTTACAATCTCTGTTAATAATGTTTGGCAGAAGGCATCCCAAGTGGGGCACCCCCTTTCCCAGATATGATCTTTCTCTCGCTCTTGCTCCAGCTGGGCTTTATTTTTC GGACGTTATGTTGGAGGCTAAAGCAAACGAATCAATCAGTTGGACATGTACTATATGCTCCAAATCAGTGCCACACATGCATTGTCATAAAGTTGTGCTGTGGTCAAGGTGTGACTATCTGCGGGCCTTACTTCAGTCAGGCATGCGGGAGAG CAACTCCCAAACCATAAAGGTTCCTGTGAGCTGGGAGGCAATGATTAGGCTAGTGAACTGGTTATACACTGATGAGCTGCCTAGACCTCCCTCTGGATGTTTATGGATTAATATGAAGAGCGAGGAAAGGCTAGCTGTGCTGCAACCATATCTAGAGCTTTGCAGGCTTGCTGAATTCTGGTTTTTGGAAGAGGTTCAAGATATCAGCTATAGAGTGATTGTGTCTTGTGTGGATTCTGCGAGACATTtgtctattaaaataattaaaatcgcTGCTGATTTCTGTATCTGGAAATTAGTTGAAGTTGCTGCAAATTTCTTGGCCCCTTCTTATCGTCAACTCTGCCAATCCGGTGAACTTGAAGCACTGGATGAAGAAGTAATTGATATGATTCGTACAGCTTCAGTTAGGCTTTCTCAAGAAGGATAA
- the LOC110608248 gene encoding BTB/POZ domain-containing protein At1g04390 isoform X5 — protein sequence MATNAVVNLINVVPNSLLQSYLLDMVHPLSSLLLLHQVDVSISCATALNMIFSNLSVKGERKVWDILIETESVSRIASGIREFSDGVMPIECFKGMASLLSTILHRWPPSRYTVWNDAKLLEVLEVMRVKPDFSVKVAVMKLYTTIALCGNGAKKLLEKGESLLHIMVLCMGRSHPISVRIEGFRLAQCLAKNEEGCLKMMSLCCDPFVKAIIDGMSGWTSHSGKIANDQMSLLLEACHLALISRWAGEHHDCLWEHGIDRVLLKLLLHDFQDEPLQQLLSLEEQLSIAREGLKANFLLGLRPYVWDLLGWLAIHCREDFNPNIQGCELRIGILITCACISFVDSIRKGHQICQNDVADTLRSEAASRAVMMMIYSPCKYIATKASDMLYEILRPTSKEHLKRLMHMLKIRPSMDNVGMPNMLQTSINLVALVCYSGIPQYQSHIVENGGIHALMDLIWWCLRNDIHIGRLSLAPHLHNTLSERTCCWICKEDWEGNNILLLYGLWGLAELMHSGSSGNTVEIFGGQVDYTEAQFVSTLQGICSDNSGTSPGIKWYAAFILKYFGLYGFPCKLGRHIVKALNMNEYADVQLILTNGNSLSVHGVILSAQCPPLLPSEEMSHYEKASNGSSGGYDTKSKPEKLHKEIRLSSHVDNLALAKLLEYVYVGYLNAGEEPLKKVKILAKRCNLQSLLIMFGRRHPKWGTPFPRYDLSLALAPAGLYFSDVMLEAKANESISWTCTICSKSVPHMHCHKVVLWSRCDYLRALLQSGMRESNSQTIKVPVSWEAMIRLVNWLYTDELPRPPSGCLWINMKSEERLAVLQPYLELCRLAEFWFLEEVQDISYRVIVSCVDSARHLSIKIIKIAADFCIWKLVEVAANFLAPSYRQLCQSGELEALDEEVIDMIRTASVRLSQEG from the exons ATGGCAACAAATGCGGTAGTAAATTTGATCAATGTTGTACCCAATTCATTACTGCAGTCTTACTTGTTAGATATGGTCCATCCTTTGTCATCCTTGTTATTGTTGCATCAAGTAGATGTATCTATTTCATGTGCCACTGCATTGAATATGATCTTTTCAAATCTGAGTGTGAAAGGAGAGAGAAAGGTTTGGGATATTCTGATTGAAACAGAAAGTGTTTCTCGCATTGCTAGTGGCATACGAGAATTTTCAGATGGTGTTATGCCAATTGAATGTTTCAAAGGGATGGCTTCTCTCTTGAGTACAATACTACACCGGTGGCCTCCATCACGGTACACTGTTTGGAATGATGCTAAATTGTTGGAAGTCTTGGAGGTTATGCGTGTGAAACCTGATTTCTCTGTTAAGGTTGCAGTTATGAAGCTATATACTACAATAG CACTGTGTGGTAATGGGGCCAAGAAACTTCTAGAAAAAGGAGAATCACTTCTTCACATTATGGTTCTCTGCATGGGAAGATCCCACCCTATTTCTGTTCGGATCGAGGGATTTAGACTTGCACAATGTTTAGCG AAAAATGAGGAGGGGTGTTTAAAAATGATGAGCTTATGCTGTGATCCTTTTGTTAAAGCTATAATTGATGGAATGAGTGGATGGACCTCTCATTCAGGGAAGATTGCCAATGACCAAATGTCTTTGCTGTTGGAAGCTTGTCATTTGGCTTTGATAAGTCGCTGGGCAGGGGAGCATCATGATTGCTTGTGGGAGCATGGGATTGACAGGGTCCTCCTTAAACTTCTTCTGCATGATTTTCAAGATGAACCATTGCAACAATTGCTGTCACTGGAAGAACAATTATCTATAGCACGAGAGGGTCTCAAGGCCAATTTTCTTCTTGGTTTGAGGCCATATGTGTGGGACCTTCTTGGTTGGCTTGCAATACACTGTAGGGAGGATTTCAACCCCAACATTCAGGGCTGTGAACTTAGAATTGGAATTCTCATTACATGTGCATG CATATCTTTTGTGGATTCAATCCGTAAAGGGCACCAAATATGTCAAAATGATGTAGCTGATACCCTCAGAAGTGAAGCAGCATCAAGGGCAGTTATGATGATGATTTACTCACCCTGCAAATACATTGCAACAAAAGCAAGTGACATGCTGTATGAAATTCTAAGGCCCACAAGCAAGGAGCATCTGAAACGCTTAATGCATATGCTAAAAATTAGACCATCCATGGATAATGTTGGAATGCCTAACATGCTTCAAACCAGCATTAACCTAGTGGCTTTGGTATGTTATTCTGGTATACCACAGTATCAAAGTCATATTGTTGAAAATGGAGGAATACATGCACTTATGGATTTAATATGGTGGTGCTTAAGAAATGATATACATATAGGAAGGCTGAGTCTTGCTCCTCATTTGCATAATACGCTAAGTGAGAGGACTTGTTGCTGGATATGCAAAGAAGACTGGGAAGGCAATAACATTCTTTTATTGTATGGTCTCTGGGGGTTAGCTGAGTTGATGCACTCTGGATCTTCAGGAAATACTGTAGAAATTTTTGGTGGCCAAGTGGACTATACTGAAGCTCAATTTGTTAGCACTCTCCAGGGGATATGCAGTGACAATAGTGGTACCTCTCCTGGAATAAAATGGTATGCTGCATTCATTCTAAAATATTTTGGATTATATGGTTTTCCATGTAAACTTGGGAGGCATATTGTGAAAGCACTTAATATGAATGAATATGCGGATGTGCAACTCATTCTCACAAATGGGAACTCCTTGAGTGTCCATGGTGTCATTCTTTCTGCTCAATGTCCACCATTGTTGCCTTCTGAAGAAATGTCTCATTATGAGAAAGCATCTAATGGTTCTTCAGGAGGATATGATACAAAGAGCAAGCCTGAAAAGTTGCATAAAGAAATCCGTTTATCTTCACATGTTGATAACCTGGCATTGGCCAAGTTGTTGGAATATGTTTACGTGGGATATCTAAATGCAGGAGAGGAACCTTTGAAGAAAGTGAAAATTCTTGCAAAACGCTGTAATTTACAATCTCTGTTAATAATGTTTGGCAGAAGGCATCCCAAGTGGGGCACCCCCTTTCCCAGATATGATCTTTCTCTCGCTCTTGCTCCAGCTGGGCTTTATTTTTC GGACGTTATGTTGGAGGCTAAAGCAAACGAATCAATCAGTTGGACATGTACTATATGCTCCAAATCAGTGCCACACATGCATTGTCATAAAGTTGTGCTGTGGTCAAGGTGTGACTATCTGCGGGCCTTACTTCAGTCAGGCATGCGGGAGAG CAACTCCCAAACCATAAAGGTTCCTGTGAGCTGGGAGGCAATGATTAGGCTAGTGAACTGGTTATACACTGATGAGCTGCCTAGACCTCCCTCTGGATGTTTATGGATTAATATGAAGAGCGAGGAAAGGCTAGCTGTGCTGCAACCATATCTAGAGCTTTGCAGGCTTGCTGAATTCTGGTTTTTGGAAGAGGTTCAAGATATCAGCTATAGAGTGATTGTGTCTTGTGTGGATTCTGCGAGACATTtgtctattaaaataattaaaatcgcTGCTGATTTCTGTATCTGGAAATTAGTTGAAGTTGCTGCAAATTTCTTGGCCCCTTCTTATCGTCAACTCTGCCAATCCGGTGAACTTGAAGCACTGGATGAAGAAGTAATTGATATGATTCGTACAGCTTCAGTTAGGCTTTCTCAAGAAGGATAA
- the LOC110608248 gene encoding BTB/POZ domain-containing protein At1g04390 isoform X11, producing the protein MRGIREFSDGVMPIECFKGMASLLSTILHRWPPSRYTVWNDAKLLEVLEVMRVKPDFSVKVAVMKLYTTIALCGNGAKKLLEKGESLLHIMVLCMGRSHPISVRIEGFRLAQCLAKNEEGCLKMMSLCCDPFVKAIIDGMSGWTSHSGKIANDQMSLLLEACHLALISRWAGEHHDCLWEHGIDRVLLKLLLHDFQDEPLQQLLSLEEQLSIAREGLKANFLLGLRPYVWDLLGWLAIHCREDFNPNIQGCELRIGILITCACISFVDSIRKGHQICQNDVADTLRSEAASRAVMMMIYSPCKYIATKASDMLYEILRPTSKEHLKRLMHMLKIRPSMDNVGMPNMLQTSINLVALVCYSGIPQYQSHIVENGGIHALMDLIWWCLRNDIHIGRLSLAPHLHNTLSERTCCWICKEDWEGNNILLLYGLWGLAELMHSGSSGNTVEIFGGQVDYTEAQFVSTLQGICSDNSGTSPGIKWYAAFILKYFGLYGFPCKLGRHIVKALNMNEYADVQLILTNGNSLSVHGVILSAQCPPLLPSEEMSHYEKASNGSSGGYDTKSKPEKLHKEIRLSSHVDNLALAKLLEYVYVGYLNAGEEPLKKVKILAKRCNLQSLLIMFGRRHPKWGTPFPRYDLSLALAPAGLYFSDVMLEAKANESISWTCTICSKSVPHMHCHKVVLWSRCDYLRALLQSGMRESNSQTIKVPVSWEAMIRLVNWLYTDELPRPPSGCLWINMKSEERLAVLQPYLELCRLAEFWFLEEVQDISYRVIVSCVDSARHLSIKIIKIAADFCIWKLVEVAANFLAPSYRQLCQSGELEALDEEVIDMIRTASVRLSQEG; encoded by the exons ATGCG TGGCATACGAGAATTTTCAGATGGTGTTATGCCAATTGAATGTTTCAAAGGGATGGCTTCTCTCTTGAGTACAATACTACACCGGTGGCCTCCATCACGGTACACTGTTTGGAATGATGCTAAATTGTTGGAAGTCTTGGAGGTTATGCGTGTGAAACCTGATTTCTCTGTTAAGGTTGCAGTTATGAAGCTATATACTACAATAG CACTGTGTGGTAATGGGGCCAAGAAACTTCTAGAAAAAGGAGAATCACTTCTTCACATTATGGTTCTCTGCATGGGAAGATCCCACCCTATTTCTGTTCGGATCGAGGGATTTAGACTTGCACAATGTTTAGCG AAAAATGAGGAGGGGTGTTTAAAAATGATGAGCTTATGCTGTGATCCTTTTGTTAAAGCTATAATTGATGGAATGAGTGGATGGACCTCTCATTCAGGGAAGATTGCCAATGACCAAATGTCTTTGCTGTTGGAAGCTTGTCATTTGGCTTTGATAAGTCGCTGGGCAGGGGAGCATCATGATTGCTTGTGGGAGCATGGGATTGACAGGGTCCTCCTTAAACTTCTTCTGCATGATTTTCAAGATGAACCATTGCAACAATTGCTGTCACTGGAAGAACAATTATCTATAGCACGAGAGGGTCTCAAGGCCAATTTTCTTCTTGGTTTGAGGCCATATGTGTGGGACCTTCTTGGTTGGCTTGCAATACACTGTAGGGAGGATTTCAACCCCAACATTCAGGGCTGTGAACTTAGAATTGGAATTCTCATTACATGTGCATG CATATCTTTTGTGGATTCAATCCGTAAAGGGCACCAAATATGTCAAAATGATGTAGCTGATACCCTCAGAAGTGAAGCAGCATCAAGGGCAGTTATGATGATGATTTACTCACCCTGCAAATACATTGCAACAAAAGCAAGTGACATGCTGTATGAAATTCTAAGGCCCACAAGCAAGGAGCATCTGAAACGCTTAATGCATATGCTAAAAATTAGACCATCCATGGATAATGTTGGAATGCCTAACATGCTTCAAACCAGCATTAACCTAGTGGCTTTGGTATGTTATTCTGGTATACCACAGTATCAAAGTCATATTGTTGAAAATGGAGGAATACATGCACTTATGGATTTAATATGGTGGTGCTTAAGAAATGATATACATATAGGAAGGCTGAGTCTTGCTCCTCATTTGCATAATACGCTAAGTGAGAGGACTTGTTGCTGGATATGCAAAGAAGACTGGGAAGGCAATAACATTCTTTTATTGTATGGTCTCTGGGGGTTAGCTGAGTTGATGCACTCTGGATCTTCAGGAAATACTGTAGAAATTTTTGGTGGCCAAGTGGACTATACTGAAGCTCAATTTGTTAGCACTCTCCAGGGGATATGCAGTGACAATAGTGGTACCTCTCCTGGAATAAAATGGTATGCTGCATTCATTCTAAAATATTTTGGATTATATGGTTTTCCATGTAAACTTGGGAGGCATATTGTGAAAGCACTTAATATGAATGAATATGCGGATGTGCAACTCATTCTCACAAATGGGAACTCCTTGAGTGTCCATGGTGTCATTCTTTCTGCTCAATGTCCACCATTGTTGCCTTCTGAAGAAATGTCTCATTATGAGAAAGCATCTAATGGTTCTTCAGGAGGATATGATACAAAGAGCAAGCCTGAAAAGTTGCATAAAGAAATCCGTTTATCTTCACATGTTGATAACCTGGCATTGGCCAAGTTGTTGGAATATGTTTACGTGGGATATCTAAATGCAGGAGAGGAACCTTTGAAGAAAGTGAAAATTCTTGCAAAACGCTGTAATTTACAATCTCTGTTAATAATGTTTGGCAGAAGGCATCCCAAGTGGGGCACCCCCTTTCCCAGATATGATCTTTCTCTCGCTCTTGCTCCAGCTGGGCTTTATTTTTC GGACGTTATGTTGGAGGCTAAAGCAAACGAATCAATCAGTTGGACATGTACTATATGCTCCAAATCAGTGCCACACATGCATTGTCATAAAGTTGTGCTGTGGTCAAGGTGTGACTATCTGCGGGCCTTACTTCAGTCAGGCATGCGGGAGAG CAACTCCCAAACCATAAAGGTTCCTGTGAGCTGGGAGGCAATGATTAGGCTAGTGAACTGGTTATACACTGATGAGCTGCCTAGACCTCCCTCTGGATGTTTATGGATTAATATGAAGAGCGAGGAAAGGCTAGCTGTGCTGCAACCATATCTAGAGCTTTGCAGGCTTGCTGAATTCTGGTTTTTGGAAGAGGTTCAAGATATCAGCTATAGAGTGATTGTGTCTTGTGTGGATTCTGCGAGACATTtgtctattaaaataattaaaatcgcTGCTGATTTCTGTATCTGGAAATTAGTTGAAGTTGCTGCAAATTTCTTGGCCCCTTCTTATCGTCAACTCTGCCAATCCGGTGAACTTGAAGCACTGGATGAAGAAGTAATTGATATGATTCGTACAGCTTCAGTTAGGCTTTCTCAAGAAGGATAA